From a single Lactococcus allomyrinae genomic region:
- the arsC gene encoding arsenate reductase (thioredoxin): protein MKKIYFLCTGNSCRSQMAEGFAKKYLTDDYEIKSAGVEQHGLNPRAVQVMAERSLDISGHSSDLSDLGYFNACDLIITLCGDARDKCPMIPHGIVHEHWDLPDPAQALGTEEEILSAFRQVRDEIEQRVKGLMK from the coding sequence ATGAAAAAAATATACTTCCTCTGCACAGGTAACTCTTGCCGCAGTCAAATGGCAGAAGGCTTCGCAAAAAAATATTTGACTGATGATTATGAAATTAAATCGGCCGGCGTTGAACAGCATGGTTTAAATCCACGTGCTGTACAGGTTATGGCAGAAAGAAGTCTGGATATTTCAGGTCATAGTTCGGATTTGAGTGACCTTGGTTATTTTAACGCTTGTGATTTGATTATTACACTTTGTGGAGATGCGCGTGATAAATGTCCAATGATTCCTCATGGAATAGTACATGAACATTGGGATTTACCAGATCCTGCACAAGCTCTTGGCACAGAAGAAGAAATTTTGAGTGCTTTTCGTCAAGTGCGTGATGAGATTGAACAACGTGTGAAAGGTTTGATGAAGTGA
- a CDS encoding phosphopentomutase → MSKKFGRVHVIVMDSAGIGEAPDANRFFNQKTPDTGSNTIGHISEKVGLEVPNFQKLGLGNITPLKTVAPTDSPKGYTTKLQEVSEGKDTMTGHWEIMGLDITNPFPVYPEGYPEELLVKIEEFSGRKVIREANKPYSGTAVIEDFGPRQMETGELIIYTSADPVLQIAAHEDVIPVDELMKICEYVRSITLVGSQWMVGRIIARPYVGTAGHFERTANRRDFALAPFGKTVLNYLDEAGFPVISVGKIHDIYDGQGINKDMGHNLNDMDGVDRMLKAMTLPDFNEGLLFVNLVDFDAKYGHRRNPEGYRDAIQDLDGRLPEIMEAMREDDLLMITADHGNDPTFVGTDHTREYIPLVTFSKSFKTPKPLPIGHFADISATIAENFGVQKGEIGESFLDELV, encoded by the coding sequence ATGTCGAAAAAATTTGGTCGTGTTCATGTGATTGTCATGGATTCAGCTGGAATTGGTGAAGCACCTGATGCTAATCGATTTTTTAATCAAAAAACACCTGATACTGGTTCAAACACTATTGGCCATATTTCAGAAAAAGTCGGACTTGAGGTGCCTAATTTTCAAAAACTTGGACTTGGAAATATAACGCCACTAAAAACAGTTGCACCAACAGACTCACCGAAAGGATATACAACAAAACTTCAAGAGGTGAGTGAAGGAAAAGATACGATGACGGGGCACTGGGAAATCATGGGACTTGATATTACAAATCCATTCCCTGTTTATCCAGAAGGTTATCCAGAAGAGCTTCTTGTAAAAATTGAAGAATTTTCAGGGCGGAAAGTCATTCGTGAAGCTAATAAACCCTATTCAGGTACTGCAGTTATTGAAGATTTTGGACCACGTCAGATGGAAACAGGTGAGTTGATTATATATACATCAGCTGACCCAGTGTTACAAATCGCTGCTCATGAAGATGTTATTCCAGTTGATGAGCTGATGAAAATTTGTGAATATGTACGTTCAATCACACTCGTTGGTTCGCAATGGATGGTGGGACGGATTATTGCGCGGCCTTATGTGGGAACTGCTGGACATTTTGAGCGGACGGCTAATCGTCGTGATTTTGCTTTGGCACCATTTGGTAAAACGGTATTGAATTATCTTGATGAAGCTGGCTTTCCAGTGATTTCTGTGGGTAAAATTCACGATATTTACGATGGTCAAGGCATTAACAAAGATATGGGACATAACCTGAACGATATGGATGGTGTGGACCGTATGCTTAAAGCAATGACTCTCCCTGACTTTAACGAAGGTCTTCTTTTTGTAAACTTAGTTGATTTTGATGCAAAATACGGACATAGACGAAATCCAGAAGGATATCGTGATGCGATTCAAGATCTTGATGGGCGTCTTCCGGAGATTATGGAAGCAATGCGCGAAGATGATCTCTTGATGATTACGGCTGACCACGGTAATGACCCTACTTTTGTTGGAACAGATCATACACGTGAATATATTCCACTCGTTACTTTCTCGAAATCATTTAAGACGCCTAAACCATTGCCTATTGGTCATTTTGCTGATATTTCAGCAACAATTGCTGAGAATTTTGGTGTTCAAAAAGGTGAAATTGGTGAAAGTTTCTTAGACGAATTGGTCTAA
- a CDS encoding MurR/RpiR family transcriptional regulator, which yields MDKLSDAELYTWEFLEENGAKVQLSSITQIAELAHVSTATVVRTLKKRGFEGYSDYKNTLKRGKNNERNERIKGLSEEASVFINKNIDEVQRTINLLDADELVKIVSAINEAHSIMIVARGPSASVADDLTHRLQTLGKNAVSRYYDNMVLYAESLTANDLVIAVSSAGETQMIISAVKKAKKNGVKTVLLTCNYQSTLTTLSDFVLRSYKSKIEKSRLLGDASSRMPLELICRILLDLVAIYQEKGTIRE from the coding sequence ATGGATAAGCTATCTGATGCAGAGCTTTATACTTGGGAATTTTTGGAGGAAAATGGTGCAAAAGTACAACTCTCCTCGATAACGCAAATAGCGGAGCTTGCGCACGTCAGTACAGCTACTGTGGTCCGAACATTAAAAAAACGTGGTTTTGAAGGTTATTCAGATTATAAAAATACACTGAAGCGCGGCAAAAATAATGAGCGAAATGAGAGAATAAAAGGACTTTCAGAAGAAGCGAGTGTATTTATTAATAAGAATATTGATGAAGTGCAAAGGACGATTAACCTTTTAGATGCTGATGAACTTGTTAAAATTGTTTCCGCTATAAATGAGGCCCATAGTATTATGATAGTGGCACGTGGTCCATCGGCAAGTGTTGCAGATGATCTTACACATCGTCTTCAGACTTTGGGTAAAAATGCTGTAAGTCGTTATTATGATAATATGGTACTTTATGCTGAAAGTTTAACAGCAAATGACCTTGTTATCGCAGTAAGTAGTGCTGGGGAAACACAGATGATTATCTCAGCAGTTAAAAAAGCTAAGAAAAACGGAGTTAAGACCGTTCTTTTAACTTGTAATTATCAAAGCACTTTAACGACTTTAAGTGACTTTGTATTGCGTTCCTACAAATCAAAAATTGAGAAGAGTAGACTTCTTGGTGATGCCTCAAGCCGGATGCCGTTGGAGCTTATTTGTCGTATATTGCTAGATTTAGTCGCCATTTATCAAGAAAAAGGAACGATTCGGGAATAA
- a CDS encoding DUF2316 family protein: MSLDKKQRSTTTSEFNQSLAQLHLTVAELAEFFQVTSDKIQSIIDMDERLPENVWILRNNLLERFKEQNITPIQFSQLQGDYRNYWFLDSQLIDRKTLV; the protein is encoded by the coding sequence ATGTCATTAGATAAAAAACAACGATCAACAACGACTAGTGAGTTTAACCAAAGTTTAGCTCAACTTCATTTGACAGTAGCCGAGCTTGCAGAATTTTTTCAAGTTACATCTGACAAAATTCAATCAATCATTGATATGGATGAGCGTTTGCCAGAAAATGTTTGGATTTTAAGAAACAATTTGTTAGAACGTTTTAAAGAGCAAAATATTACTCCGATTCAATTTTCTCAATTGCAAGGTGATTATCGTAACTATTGGTTTCTTGATAGTCAGTTGATTGATAGAAAAACGCTCGTTTGA
- a CDS encoding DUF4811 domain-containing protein encodes MLIFIAIIAFAILTFYGFMFLKNRTVRWTVGGISILLLAASVGLLTLHIKDNFGMKEVTSVTSHQIYTAGDKNAPYGMMIKAEIGKNTNNYVLVFRNEANQAKPDTNFKPDEKHIVEAVKKTATYKLADIDTAKVTTTAIHRKFSSDFMKMMFSLGGEQNELVKQHSVVSVPRDTWLVLTQEQVEKLTKEAPAMQKQMEAELKANPAKAVQLAELQKTNPQEYAKLQVQQIKQLLGIKE; translated from the coding sequence ATGCTCATCTTTATAGCAATTATCGCATTTGCGATTTTAACTTTCTACGGTTTTATGTTTCTAAAAAATCGTACAGTACGATGGACAGTTGGTGGAATCTCAATTCTCCTTCTTGCAGCTTCTGTAGGACTTTTGACACTACATATCAAAGATAATTTTGGTATGAAAGAAGTAACAAGTGTGACCAGCCATCAAATCTACACTGCAGGTGATAAAAATGCACCCTATGGTATGATGATTAAAGCCGAAATCGGTAAAAATACAAATAACTATGTCTTAGTTTTCCGAAATGAAGCAAATCAAGCAAAACCAGATACTAATTTCAAGCCTGATGAAAAACATATTGTTGAAGCTGTTAAAAAAACAGCAACTTATAAGTTAGCAGATATTGATACTGCCAAAGTGACAACAACAGCAATCCATCGTAAATTTTCATCAGACTTCATGAAAATGATGTTTTCTCTTGGAGGAGAACAAAATGAGCTAGTCAAACAACATTCAGTTGTTTCCGTACCACGTGATACTTGGCTTGTATTGACACAAGAGCAAGTTGAAAAGTTGACAAAAGAAGCTCCAGCAATGCAAAAACAAATGGAAGCTGAACTAAAGGCAAATCCAGCTAAAGCAGTACAACTTGCAGAACTCCAAAAAACAAATCCACAAGAATATGCAAAATTACAAGTTCAACAAATCAAACAATTACTAGGAATTAAAGAATAG
- a CDS encoding MDR family MFS transporter has protein sequence MTDVMEKDYTVDIHGKKFSRIAMVILIFIGTFGGMLMQTSLGTAIPTLMKDFSISMSTAQQSTTWFLLANGIMVPLSAYLATKFPTRWLYVAAYIVLFGGMFLSYSAPTSSWSIFLIGRILQACAVGVTMPLMQVALVNMFNPKQMGAVMGAGGIVIMLAPAIGPTYAGWLIVHKLSFFGLTFAASWRTIFLIPMIIVGITAVLSIFIMRDVIPNRPMKLDFISVVLSVIGFGIFLLGFTNVATDGWGDFTNVILPIAAGIIIIGIFSWKQLRMSDPFLDLRVFKVKQFTLTVIAAALVTMAMMGVEMMLPLYMQEVHGLSALDSGLVLLPGSLMMAVVAPLAGGIYDKIGAKRLAQIGFAILAIGTLPFLFFTATTPDHFVTLLYGLRMFGVGMVMMPVMTSAMNALPVQEVAQGTASNNTARQVASSVVVALLSSVAQNVITNHMPAAHLKVTNPLAYADKAINAMLTGYHASFAIGFAFAIIGFIVSFFLRSGKVLAGGRTATEVKTEEMKGEMK, from the coding sequence ATGACCGATGTAATGGAAAAAGATTACACAGTTGATATTCATGGTAAAAAATTCAGTAGAATTGCTATGGTTATCTTAATTTTTATCGGTACTTTCGGAGGGATGTTAATGCAAACATCACTCGGAACGGCTATCCCTACATTGATGAAAGATTTTAGTATTTCAATGTCAACCGCTCAACAATCAACGACTTGGTTTTTGCTTGCCAATGGGATTATGGTGCCATTATCAGCTTATCTAGCTACAAAATTTCCAACACGCTGGCTTTATGTTGCGGCATATATCGTACTTTTTGGTGGAATGTTCTTATCTTATAGTGCTCCGACATCAAGCTGGTCAATTTTCCTTATAGGACGTATCCTTCAGGCTTGTGCCGTTGGTGTGACAATGCCATTAATGCAAGTTGCCTTAGTTAATATGTTTAACCCTAAACAAATGGGGGCAGTCATGGGTGCAGGTGGTATCGTTATTATGCTTGCTCCAGCGATTGGACCAACTTATGCTGGATGGCTCATCGTCCATAAACTTAGTTTCTTTGGTTTGACATTTGCAGCGAGCTGGAGAACAATCTTCCTGATTCCAATGATTATCGTAGGGATTACGGCTGTACTATCAATATTTATTATGCGTGACGTCATTCCGAATCGTCCGATGAAACTTGATTTCATTTCAGTTGTCCTCTCAGTAATCGGTTTTGGTATTTTCCTTCTTGGATTTACCAATGTTGCTACTGATGGTTGGGGAGATTTTACAAATGTTATCTTGCCAATTGCTGCTGGGATTATCATTATTGGTATTTTCTCTTGGAAACAGCTTCGAATGTCTGACCCATTCCTCGACCTTCGAGTGTTTAAAGTTAAACAGTTTACACTTACTGTTATTGCGGCTGCCTTAGTCACAATGGCAATGATGGGTGTTGAAATGATGTTGCCACTCTATATGCAAGAAGTGCACGGTTTATCAGCACTTGATTCTGGTCTGGTTTTATTACCTGGTTCATTGATGATGGCTGTAGTTGCTCCTCTCGCAGGTGGAATTTATGATAAAATTGGTGCAAAACGTCTAGCGCAAATTGGTTTCGCTATTTTGGCAATTGGTACTTTGCCCTTTCTCTTCTTTACAGCTACAACACCAGACCATTTTGTAACTCTGCTTTATGGTTTGCGTATGTTTGGTGTAGGGATGGTTATGATGCCTGTGATGACTTCTGCAATGAATGCCTTGCCTGTCCAAGAAGTAGCACAAGGGACAGCTTCAAATAATACGGCACGTCAAGTTGCTTCATCTGTCGTTGTCGCCCTACTTTCATCAGTTGCGCAAAATGTAATTACTAATCATATGCCAGCAGCGCATCTTAAAGTGACAAATCCTCTCGCATATGCAGATAAAGCAATTAATGCGATGCTAACAGGGTATCATGCGTCATTTGCAATTGGCTTTGCTTTTGCCATTATTGGTTTCATCGTTTCATTCTTCTTGCGTAGCGGAAAAGTGCTTGCAGGCGGAAGAACCGCAACAGAAGTAAAGACTGAAGAAATGAAAGGAGAAATGAAATAA
- a CDS encoding MarR family winged helix-turn-helix transcriptional regulator, with the protein MDYNQLAENFFKALKSKEQVKMWGRMNGYTQGEHQVLFYLYKNAGKDILPSDIAKYTGTSTARVATILNNLEEKGLVTREISREDRRKILVSITGKGRDKADASRCQFIQNIARIFEEMGEERTQSFIENFQLFIEIGMKYAQEEKEKNK; encoded by the coding sequence ATGGATTATAATCAATTGGCTGAAAATTTCTTTAAAGCCCTAAAAAGTAAAGAGCAGGTGAAAATGTGGGGCCGAATGAATGGTTACACACAAGGAGAACATCAAGTTCTATTTTATCTTTATAAAAATGCAGGGAAAGATATTTTGCCGAGTGATATTGCAAAATATACAGGGACAAGCACTGCGCGTGTTGCAACCATTTTGAACAACCTTGAAGAAAAAGGATTGGTTACGCGAGAAATCTCTCGTGAAGACCGTCGTAAGATTTTGGTAAGTATTACTGGCAAAGGACGTGATAAAGCAGATGCCTCGCGTTGTCAATTTATCCAAAATATTGCGAGAATCTTTGAAGAAATGGGTGAAGAACGAACACAGAGCTTCATCGAAAATTTCCAATTATTCATTGAAATTGGGATGAAGTATGCTCAAGAAGAAAAGGAGAAAAATAAATGA
- a CDS encoding KxYKxGKxW signal peptide domain-containing protein, translating to MENSTHQSHFRTWKSGKSWLYAATALTVLAGVAVTAPTVIVHASTPDVVAGATSDSSSSSSSTSTTTTTSTATTKPATTPSASTSSVTNTSSNTATANVAAQQAAAAQAAAQAAAQASAASSAAKSAAARAASLNAANAAVNKSIASAVSVATSEASATTSAAKLASSYIAAASSLHATGQSLAASYATAESAATKAAATASAAAALVTAIGNQIYNDATKATDGKIGTKAADLTIIADANTGASQQKLAAQDLVNNAASYGLTDAEVATYTADAASFAAISAPLEARYTAAQSAAAAASTAAVNATASAVAIGNKIQNDADNALVTSNPAKAYADATTGASLQAEAAMILASSAAVVAQQDAAKAIAAGSTAVKLVNSATAAGLTPSYSANASMVSAASSAYKAGQSLVAAENKAIAAASSTAASQKAANKAAEAAYVAANSAAYAAASLAAEQAGDALYNDATKAVDGKVGSKAADFAILADTLTGASQQREAAEDLMTNADSYGLTTDQLNSVTAVAQSLEASSLNGSIAALEATYASANSFLTSYNAEIASFSANQNAIEATGSAAISAAYQSLAAAATGFSDPAGFAPAASYAAKDVKKVNVPLATAADFLSSSKGVVAGAASVGLPKTGEASNAGLFFVGAVLLSSSLSLAGVEIRRRHN from the coding sequence ATGGAAAATTCAACCCATCAAAGCCATTTCCGTACTTGGAAATCTGGTAAGTCTTGGCTTTATGCTGCTACGGCATTGACCGTACTTGCTGGCGTCGCTGTTACTGCTCCTACAGTCATAGTACACGCTTCTACACCTGATGTTGTGGCTGGTGCTACTAGTGATTCTTCATCAAGTAGCAGTAGTACATCAACGACTACCACTACTTCGACTGCAACGACTAAACCTGCCACTACTCCTAGTGCTTCTACTTCAAGTGTCACGAATACCTCATCGAATACGGCAACTGCAAATGTTGCAGCTCAACAAGCTGCCGCTGCTCAGGCTGCCGCTCAAGCCGCTGCCCAAGCTTCTGCTGCTAGTTCTGCGGCAAAAAGTGCTGCGGCTCGTGCAGCAAGTTTGAACGCTGCAAATGCTGCAGTGAATAAATCAATCGCTAGTGCGGTATCCGTTGCTACAAGTGAAGCTAGCGCTACAACTTCTGCGGCAAAACTTGCTTCTAGCTATATCGCTGCGGCTTCAAGTCTTCATGCCACTGGTCAATCCTTGGCTGCCTCTTATGCTACTGCTGAAAGCGCTGCGACTAAAGCTGCAGCTACTGCGTCTGCCGCTGCGGCTTTGGTAACTGCTATTGGAAACCAAATCTATAATGATGCAACAAAGGCTACTGATGGTAAAATCGGGACAAAAGCTGCTGACTTGACAATCATTGCTGATGCAAATACTGGTGCTTCTCAACAAAAATTAGCTGCTCAAGATTTGGTAAACAATGCTGCTTCATACGGTTTGACTGATGCCGAAGTGGCAACTTATACTGCTGATGCTGCTTCATTTGCTGCCATCTCAGCTCCTCTCGAAGCACGTTATACTGCTGCTCAATCCGCTGCAGCTGCGGCTTCAACGGCTGCTGTAAATGCTACGGCCTCCGCGGTTGCTATTGGTAATAAAATCCAAAATGATGCAGACAATGCTCTTGTAACCTCTAATCCTGCTAAAGCTTATGCTGATGCGACTACTGGCGCTTCACTTCAAGCTGAAGCTGCAATGATTCTTGCTTCTAGTGCAGCCGTTGTTGCTCAACAAGATGCGGCTAAAGCAATCGCAGCTGGTTCTACTGCTGTGAAATTGGTTAACTCTGCTACTGCGGCTGGATTGACTCCTTCATACTCCGCTAATGCAAGCATGGTTTCTGCTGCATCTAGTGCTTATAAAGCTGGTCAAAGTCTTGTAGCTGCTGAAAACAAAGCCATTGCTGCGGCTTCATCTACTGCAGCTTCACAAAAGGCGGCAAATAAAGCGGCTGAAGCAGCTTACGTTGCGGCAAACTCAGCGGCTTACGCTGCAGCTTCACTTGCTGCTGAACAAGCTGGAGATGCCTTGTATAACGATGCAACCAAAGCGGTTGATGGAAAAGTTGGTTCAAAGGCTGCTGACTTTGCTATCCTTGCTGATACTTTGACTGGTGCTTCTCAACAACGTGAAGCGGCTGAAGATTTGATGACCAATGCTGATTCATATGGTCTTACTACCGACCAACTGAACTCTGTTACTGCTGTTGCACAATCTCTTGAAGCCTCTTCTTTGAATGGATCTATCGCTGCTCTTGAAGCAACTTATGCTTCTGCAAATTCGTTCTTGACAAGCTACAATGCTGAAATTGCTTCATTCTCTGCAAACCAAAATGCAATTGAAGCGACTGGTTCAGCTGCTATATCAGCTGCTTATCAGAGTCTTGCTGCTGCGGCTACTGGATTCTCAGACCCTGCTGGATTTGCTCCTGCGGCCAGCTATGCTGCCAAAGATGTGAAGAAAGTTAATGTACCACTTGCTACGGCTGCTGATTTCTTAAGTTCTTCTAAAGGAGTTGTCGCTGGTGCTGCTAGTGTTGGTCTTCCTAAGACTGGCGAAGCTTCAAACGCTGGTTTGTTCTTTGTGGGTGCTGTCTTACTCAGTTCTTCATTAAGCCTTGCTGGTGTTGAAATTCGTCGTCGTCACAATTAG